GAGCCGGTTGCATCAATCGTAGACCCAACAATAGACTGGCCATCAACTATTGCACTGATACCCGCAGCTTGAGCAGCGTTGTTGGCTTTCAACGCACTAATGAAGGAGAAGATGCTGGTGTAGACTGGACTATTCTTTTGCTCGTTAACCAACACGTTGTAGATTGGTGCGAGACCCAGTGACACGGTGTCAGGGCCATCGTCAGCGCTGTCATACAGATCGTAGAGAATCGATTGAACGCTGCCTTCACTGTACCAGCCGGGATTAGTCCAGCTATTCTGTTCAACATCAATAATGAATCCGCTGGCTTGCTCGCTGCCAGATGTGTCTACGTAGATCGGATCGTCGGTGATGATGCCTGATAGCGCATTGCCAAAGCCTTCGCCAAATGCAACGCGCATATCAACACGATCAGCATCGCCATGATCACCGCCGGGGCTATCTGAACGTGACAGCTTGTCTTCGAAATAGTGTCCCCACTCGTGCAAAATGATGTGGTCATCAAACTCATCGGTGTCACTGTTTTCTTTACCTAAGATATAGAGTTTACCGTCACCATAGAACGAAGTGCCAATCGCACCAGCAGCTAAATTCTGTGGCGAAGTGGGGGCGTTGTTCACACTCCAGTTAACTACCAAAGGTGGAAACACTACGCTCGGATCGACGTTCACGATGTCGCTTATTGCTTCATAAATGGAATCCAAGATCGCGAACGGTGCGGCCGCACGAACACCCGTGTATGAGCTTTGTCCCCAGCCAGCGTTGGCATTAAGGTTTCTAGTCCCGGTTGCACTAATTAGACTTGGCGACGTTTCGGCTAAAGTGTAAAGCGCATCGGCACTCGTGTTATCAACCACTTTGACATCGTATTGGGCGCCGGAGGTTTTTAGTAGTTCTGCTCGAACACGTAACCTAACTGGTTGATTTTGCGGAATGTCAAAGAGGTACTCGCCGTTTGCCAGAGTTTCTTTAGTTTGCAATACAGTGTTAGCACTATCTAACAGTTCAATGGTCGCGCCGCGCACAGGCTGCTGTGTGATGTTGGCGTAATCAAGAGCGGTTGACGGCGTAGATATCGCGGCTATACGGTCATACGTGATGAAGCCATGTAGAATAGCCGGACCGTTAAAAATGATTAATGAGACGGTCGTCAGATCGCTACCAACGGCATTGGTTGCGGTGATAGTGAATTCGGTTTCAGGATGCGTTGTTCCCGGTGTTCCGACAATTTCGCAGGTCTTTGCATCCGCAGATATTTGAATACTCAAACCCTGCGGTAGCGCCGGTGATACTGAGCAATCAGTTATATCAGGTCCACCAGTATTACCAACCGATAGGGTTATCGGTCCATCAGTTGTATAAAAAATGGGTTCGGGGAAGCTTTGTAAATTAGGGGCAGTAGGGCCGTCAAATAACAAAAGGCTAATTACGGCAGTCAGAGCACGTGTATCTTGCTGGCCAAAAGCTGAGGTGCTAAAGCTCAATGTCGTTGCTAGCAGCAGGCTTATAAGCAGCCCAACACGTTTTGTTGACCCATTTTTATAGGTAGACGAGTAGTTCATTATTTGTGAGGCCTGAGGTTATTCGAATTTGAATCGCGAATAGGCTATTCGATAGAGTCATTTCACGCAACAAATTATGCCTACGATCGGCAAAAAAATCAGATAACAAGAACGATGTCAATTAACATCATTGTAATGAACAGCATCATTTAATCACCCAAGCGACCACGCACTTTGCACATGTTGAGCTAATGCTAAAGAGTGCGTAAAGTGTGACCTTAAATATTTTGAGCATTCACAGCGACGGTACTTCTAGCCCAACTCGCGATGTAGTCAAGCTAGTTAATCCGCACCGTTGCCCAACGGAGGTTCAATGCGCGCCTTAAAATCTTAGCTAAATTCGAAACGCGTTTTTTTGCTAAGATAAACACAACATAAAGCGTATACGAAACAACACTTGTTCACGGACATTCAATAGTAAGCCGCAATAGACATACATACGGATCTTTCAGGTGGGGTCGCAAAATGAGAATGAGGCAGATCGTCATGTATCACAAAACAATATATTGCGCCCTATTGCTGACGCTGGCATTTACCGCTGGTTGTGCCAATGATCCTTACACAACAATTACCATCGTACGCCACGCCGAAAAAATAGCCGATGGAAGCAAGGACCCCTCATTAACGAATCAAGGCAACGCAAGAGCACTCGCGTTACGAGATAAGTATACAAACACACCAATTTCAGCGGTGTATTCGACCAGCACCAATCGTACTAAGCAAACCGCTATGCCGCTTGCTATCGCTAACGGTCTTACTGTCACGAGCTACAGCACGCCCGAGGAAGTTGCCACAGCGATAATCAGCAAGCACGCTGGTGAGCACGTGGCAGTAGTTGGGCATAGTAATACGGTAGGCGACATTATTTTGGCACTTGGTGCACAAATACCCGAAGGCTTAACCCACCCTATGGATGAAAGTGATTACGATAATTTGGTCATTGTTTTAATCAATAACAACGGGCTGGCGACCGCCACACACTCCACATACGGCAAGGTCTCACCATAGAAATGGCTCCTCTCGGCCAAACTCGACAACTGTCGTTTGACCCTAACGATGCTAGGCCAAACGCAGCATGCAACAACCGTATCTCCGATTCCAGTTTCCTGTTAGCTCACACCAACCTCCGCCAGCGCGACAAACAGCTGTGACAGCATCAATTTTTTGTTACTAACGCATCGCACTCAGTAAAGAGTCAGCGAACAGCAATAGCTGTTCGCTGTTCGCTGTTAAAACAATCAGTGCGTTTATTGAACCTCGTAAGCACCAATATCGCAGCGATTAAGCACTCGCACATACCCTCGTTGATCACGGCTCAATGGTGAACCGCTGATCGCGCTGACACAGTTGTTAGCGCCTGAGTCTACGGCATTACTTGCCGAAGAAATCGCGTGCGTCTGGGTAAATCCTCCATTATTGCTTAAATTTGAATCTAAACCTGACACGCTGCCAAGGCTAAACGGCAACGCAAACCCGTATGGCCCAGAGTTGGCTCCATTATTCGGGTCGCAGGACAATGTATCAGTCAGGTTATGCTCTCCAACAATGAAGCCATTCGCGCCATTAAAGTCACACTCCACTCCGGTGTTTTTAGAAAAAATGGAATTTGATATCACTTTATCACCGGTATTTAACAAAGTATGAAAGCTTAGAACCGAGCCGTTAGCTCGGTCTTTGCTGTGGTTCGCAAAGAATGTGCTGTTGGCAATACCGGCAAGGTCGTAGGCCGACCGAAACTCGATAGCTGAGCCTTGTTGTAATGCCGAATTTTGGCTAAAGGTTGAGTTATCCACAGACAGTGACTCAACACTAAGAGCACCTCCTTCAGTCGCGCTGTTTCCATAAAATGTCGAGCGTCGAATATCTAAGATATTTGTACCAATATCGTATAACGCACCACCGGCAAGCTCGGCGTTATTCTTGAAAAAAGTTTCATTAGTTAGCTTGGCATGCAGCGAGGGCGAGCCAAACGTCGAAAGAGCTATAGCGCCGCCCTCTCCAACCGCCGAATTTCCCGTATAGGTATTTTGATTCGCGCTGATATTATTGGTTTGCCACGCGAATATAGCCCCGCCGCTCCAAGACGTACCCGACCCAACCGGCTGCGCTTTATTTTGGTCAAAGGTATTTCGAAATATCTCTATGCCATCGCAATAACCACAAGCTATCGCTCCACCGCCGCCATCGTTGTTGATTGGCAAGCTAGACAATACTTTATTCTGGCTAAATTCACTCTTACCAATCAACAAGTTGCTGTATGCACTAAGCGAGCTATTGTCACGCCCCGCTAAATAGATTGCACCACCGTAGCGCCC
The sequence above is a segment of the Arenicella xantha genome. Coding sequences within it:
- a CDS encoding histidine phosphatase family protein, which codes for MYHKTIYCALLLTLAFTAGCANDPYTTITIVRHAEKIADGSKDPSLTNQGNARALALRDKYTNTPISAVYSTSTNRTKQTAMPLAIANGLTVTSYSTPEEVATAIISKHAGEHVAVVGHSNTVGDIILALGAQIPEGLTHPMDESDYDNLVIVLINNNGLATATHSTYGKVSP
- a CDS encoding choice-of-anchor Q domain-containing protein, with translation MKNKIILSLGLLLAANYSQQSEAATLQVCTSGCQYQTIAGAVFAASAGDQIYVRNGTYLEHDIVIDKRLTIVGESQQNTIVDATEDGRHFNILESADSVGLQDLTLTNGNSLVAPLCGSSAYREGGSLCALAVHLKIWQVSFVRNTAGRYGGAIYLAGRDNSSLSAYSNLLIGKSEFSQNKVLSSLPINNDGGGGAIACGYCDGIEIFRNTFDQNKAQPVGSGTSWSGGAIFAWQTNNISANQNTYTGNSAVGEGGAIALSTFGSPSLHAKLTNETFFKNNAELAGGALYDIGTNILDIRRSTFYGNSATEGGALSVESLSVDNSTFSQNSALQQGSAIEFRSAYDLAGIANSTFFANHSKDRANGSVLSFHTLLNTGDKVISNSIFSKNTGVECDFNGANGFIVGEHNLTDTLSCDPNNGANSGPYGFALPFSLGSVSGLDSNLSNNGGFTQTHAISSASNAVDSGANNCVSAISGSPLSRDQRGYVRVLNRCDIGAYEVQ